One Cellulomonas sp. NS3 genomic region harbors:
- a CDS encoding ABC transporter substrate-binding protein: MRKPFLLAPIAVAALALSGCGAAGSESPAGSTATSTSASGASCGTTVDEIAAKAAEEKELNLIALPDTWANYKGILEDFRTTYGIDATVANPDASSADEITAIETLRGQPDMPEVVDVGASFTQQMIDEGYAEAYEPTVWDEIPDNLKDPEGHWVAAYYGVLSIATNTTLVEDAPKTFADLEDPKYQGQVTLNGDPRESGAGFAAVMAASLANGGSFDDITPGLEYFSRLKKSGNLQSVDVTQATLLSGEVPIALDWTYNFPALVPQLEDAGFDLQVTVPSDGVYGGYYAQSVVTEAPHPCSARLFLEHLVGDEGALGYLEGGAIPARYAALVEAGKVDEELAENLPDAETIEKIAFPTQAQIDAAKATLAEQWGPMVADL; the protein is encoded by the coding sequence ATGCGCAAGCCGTTCCTGCTCGCTCCGATCGCCGTCGCCGCGCTCGCTCTGTCCGGATGCGGCGCCGCCGGCTCGGAGAGCCCGGCCGGGTCGACCGCGACCTCGACGAGCGCCTCCGGCGCGAGCTGCGGCACGACCGTCGACGAGATCGCCGCGAAGGCCGCCGAGGAGAAGGAGCTCAACCTCATCGCGCTGCCGGACACCTGGGCGAACTACAAGGGCATCCTCGAGGACTTCCGGACGACGTACGGGATCGACGCGACGGTGGCCAACCCGGACGCGTCGTCGGCCGACGAGATCACCGCGATCGAGACCCTGCGTGGTCAGCCGGACATGCCGGAGGTCGTCGACGTCGGGGCGTCCTTCACCCAGCAGATGATCGACGAGGGTTACGCCGAGGCTTACGAGCCGACGGTCTGGGACGAGATCCCGGACAACCTCAAGGACCCCGAGGGCCACTGGGTCGCCGCGTACTACGGGGTGCTGTCGATCGCGACCAACACGACGCTCGTCGAGGACGCACCGAAGACCTTCGCCGACCTCGAGGACCCGAAGTACCAGGGCCAGGTCACGCTGAACGGCGACCCCCGGGAGTCCGGCGCCGGGTTCGCGGCGGTCATGGCGGCGTCGCTCGCTAACGGCGGCAGCTTCGACGACATCACCCCGGGCCTGGAGTACTTCAGCCGTCTCAAGAAGTCGGGCAACCTGCAGTCGGTCGACGTCACGCAGGCGACGCTGCTGTCCGGCGAGGTCCCGATCGCGCTGGACTGGACGTACAACTTCCCGGCCCTCGTGCCCCAGCTCGAGGACGCCGGGTTCGACCTCCAGGTCACCGTCCCGAGCGACGGGGTGTACGGCGGCTACTACGCCCAGTCGGTCGTGACCGAGGCGCCGCACCCGTGCTCCGCACGCCTGTTCCTCGAGCACCTCGTCGGTGACGAGGGCGCGCTCGGCTACCTCGAGGGTGGCGCCATCCCGGCGCGCTACGCGGCGCTGGTGGAGGCCGGCAAGGTCGACGAGGAGCTCGCCGAGAACCTGCCCGACGCCGAGACGATCGAGAAGATCGCCTTCCCGACGCAGGCCCAAATCGACGCCGCGAAGGCGACCCTGGCGGAGCAGTGGGGCCCGATGGTCGCGGACCTGTGA
- a CDS encoding ABC transporter permease encodes MTGTRLPSGPAGGAASAPAGPEGAVAGGSEALVRTVTPTVAVDAAPHRAGAGPRGAAGRRRRPAWSGATLALVPFLAFVAVFLLWPVGVVVVRAFTPGGVPGLGALVRAVSGPYRSAFENSLALAGTSAVLGGVLGLALALAVRDLTRPRWLRPAIEAWSSVASQLGGVPLAFAFVAALGTQGVVTKALRGLGVDLITSGFSLATLAGMTLVYLYFQIPLMFLVVAPAVAGLRATWREAAELMGAGPVRYWATVAGPILLPSVLGGMLLLFVNAFSAYATAYVLSSSGQLVPLQIRFVLQGNVITGEQDLGYALVTWTVALMVLGLVGMTLLQRRAARWTHA; translated from the coding sequence GTGACTGGGACCCGACTGCCCTCCGGCCCGGCTGGGGGCGCCGCGAGCGCCCCGGCCGGGCCCGAGGGTGCGGTGGCGGGCGGGTCGGAGGCACTGGTGCGCACGGTCACGCCGACGGTCGCCGTCGACGCCGCACCGCACCGGGCCGGGGCCGGTCCCCGAGGCGCGGCAGGCCGTCGGCGCCGGCCCGCGTGGTCGGGCGCGACACTCGCCCTCGTCCCGTTCCTCGCCTTCGTCGCCGTCTTCCTGCTGTGGCCCGTCGGGGTCGTGGTCGTGCGCGCGTTCACCCCCGGTGGTGTGCCCGGCCTCGGCGCTCTGGTGCGGGCTGTGTCGGGGCCGTATCGCAGCGCCTTCGAGAACTCCCTCGCGCTCGCCGGCACCTCGGCCGTGCTGGGCGGAGTCCTCGGGCTCGCGCTCGCGCTCGCGGTCCGGGACCTCACCCGGCCGCGCTGGCTGCGACCCGCGATTGAGGCATGGAGCTCGGTGGCGTCCCAGCTCGGGGGCGTCCCCCTCGCGTTCGCGTTCGTCGCCGCGCTCGGGACGCAGGGTGTCGTGACGAAGGCGTTGCGAGGTCTCGGAGTCGACCTCATCACCTCGGGATTCTCGCTCGCGACGCTGGCCGGCATGACTCTCGTGTACCTGTACTTCCAGATCCCGCTCATGTTCCTGGTGGTCGCACCGGCCGTCGCCGGGCTGCGCGCGACGTGGCGTGAGGCGGCAGAGCTGATGGGCGCCGGCCCCGTGCGGTACTGGGCGACGGTGGCGGGCCCGATCCTGCTGCCGTCGGTGCTCGGCGGGATGCTGCTGCTCTTCGTGAACGCGTTCAGCGCGTACGCGACCGCCTACGTACTGAGCTCGAGCGGCCAGCTCGTGCCGCTCCAGATCCGGTTCGTGCTCCAGGGCAACGTGATCACCGGCGAGCAGGACCTCGGCTACGCGCTCGTGACCTGGACGGTCGCGCTGATGGTCCTGGGCCTGGTCGGGATGACGCTGCTCCAGCGCCGCGCCGCCCGCTGGACGCACGCATGA
- a CDS encoding ABC transporter permease — translation MSAPTPRRRTTRTGRTVFLVLLGAFFVVPQLAMARFAFQNVPVALLDADRLLSGWTARPLLDALAQPELWEAARTSAVLAVLAVLLNLALLLPLSILAELRAPWLRPVLAAVTLLPWVVPPIALVVGVASTFRAVAPWFLTSPLSLVPFYAIWAMPFTYRALDAGLQALNARTLVEAGRSLGASFPVVLFRVLVPNLRASIIAAGGLTAALVLGEFAFASLLLKNTLPTYLVDYQRQAPQAGMALALAILVLTALALGAVVQGIRRRGLAVSTAGI, via the coding sequence ATGAGCGCGCCGACGCCGCGCCGCCGCACGACGCGGACCGGCCGCACGGTGTTCCTCGTGCTGCTCGGCGCGTTCTTCGTCGTCCCCCAGCTCGCGATGGCCCGGTTCGCGTTCCAGAACGTGCCCGTAGCCCTGCTCGACGCCGACCGGCTCCTGAGCGGGTGGACGGCGCGGCCGCTGCTCGACGCCCTTGCGCAGCCGGAGCTCTGGGAGGCCGCGCGGACCAGTGCCGTGCTCGCGGTGCTCGCGGTGCTCCTGAACCTCGCGCTCCTGCTGCCGCTGTCGATCCTCGCGGAGCTCCGCGCGCCGTGGCTGCGCCCGGTGCTCGCCGCCGTCACGCTGCTGCCCTGGGTGGTCCCGCCCATCGCGCTGGTCGTGGGCGTGGCCTCCACCTTCCGCGCGGTCGCGCCGTGGTTCCTCACGAGTCCGCTCTCGCTCGTGCCGTTCTACGCGATCTGGGCCATGCCGTTCACCTACCGTGCGCTCGACGCCGGGCTGCAGGCCCTGAACGCACGCACGCTCGTGGAGGCCGGGCGCAGCCTCGGGGCGTCGTTCCCCGTCGTGCTGTTCCGCGTGCTCGTCCCGAACCTGCGCGCCTCGATCATCGCGGCAGGCGGCCTCACCGCGGCGCTCGTGCTCGGCGAGTTCGCCTTCGCCTCCTTGCTGCTCAAGAACACCCTGCCGACCTACCTCGTCGACTACCAGCGTCAGGCGCCGCAGGCCGGCATGGCGCTGGCCCTCGCGATCCTGGTGCTCACCGCGCTCGCGCT